One Erysipelothrix amsterdamensis DNA window includes the following coding sequences:
- a CDS encoding endonuclease/exonuclease/phosphatase family protein, producing the protein MKCRWKSIVFVVIVAFYMLITITHCFFSRTNFNKILSAKVIFAHFYSFTVLFGCVIGLVLVVALALTVYKHGYKNLYFFLLSLALITSVILIVFGVNPTKNIDTHEGNTIKIVEWNVENELESKSIYKIFGEFDADIVVFPELEGYYKGDPANNRLKELFKSINIDYDKYEVFTSIPTSGNIAPVTIVIKKSFSKYIDTNQSLMTQFGTIYLKSIDKDMPDIIGLHTAPPLLGLMSNWNRDLNVISSNIVESNPKAIILGDFNATLRHGALNSITTHEDVLDYLSRFRRGTWHSNFPIWMSTSIDHILIPKDTYRVKKVDVLKLRESDHRAIFVEISK; encoded by the coding sequence ATGAAATGTAGATGGAAAAGCATTGTTTTTGTAGTAATAGTAGCATTCTATATGCTTATAACTATTACACATTGCTTTTTTTCAAGAACTAATTTTAATAAGATTTTATCTGCTAAGGTGATATTTGCACACTTTTATTCGTTTACAGTATTATTTGGATGTGTAATAGGTCTTGTTTTGGTAGTTGCATTAGCATTGACAGTTTACAAGCATGGCTATAAAAATTTATATTTTTTCCTGTTGAGCTTAGCTTTGATTACATCTGTGATACTAATTGTATTTGGAGTAAATCCAACTAAAAATATAGATACGCATGAGGGTAATACTATAAAAATAGTTGAATGGAATGTTGAAAATGAACTTGAAAGCAAAAGTATTTATAAAATATTTGGTGAATTTGATGCTGATATTGTGGTATTTCCAGAGTTAGAAGGATATTATAAAGGAGATCCGGCTAACAATAGATTAAAAGAATTATTTAAATCAATTAATATTGATTATGATAAATATGAAGTATTTACTTCTATCCCTACAAGTGGAAATATTGCTCCGGTTACTATTGTTATCAAAAAAAGTTTTTCAAAATATATTGATACTAATCAAAGTTTAATGACTCAATTTGGAACTATATATTTAAAATCAATAGATAAAGATATGCCAGATATTATAGGATTACACACAGCTCCGCCGTTATTGGGCTTAATGAGTAATTGGAATAGAGATTTAAATGTAATTTCCTCAAATATTGTAGAGAGTAATCCTAAGGCAATAATTCTAGGTGATTTCAATGCAACACTAAGGCATGGAGCATTGAATAGTATAACGACACATGAAGATGTACTTGATTATTTGTCAAGATTTAGACGGGGAACATGGCATTCTAATTTTCCTATATGGATGTCAACCTCAATTGATCATATTCTAATACCAAAAGACACTTATCGTGTAAAAAAGGTAGATGTATTAAAGTTAAGGGAGTCGGATCATAGAGCAATTTTTGTTGAAATATCAAAATAA
- a CDS encoding helix-turn-helix domain-containing protein, which yields MKCKITLQERLKDLRVSHNLNLEELAKLTGISKSALGNYENDDYKEINHGNLVTLAQFYNVSTDYLLCLTENKNHPNTDLTNLHLSDDMIDLLLSGSINNRLLCEIATHDKFKELMADTEIFVDGVATKRFNDLNSSLETVRTEILNQNPNVSNDHTLRTLLAAQVGEEDFFCHITHKTWDSIIKDIRKNHEQDIDSIPEDDDTLSLQKIRQIMISSGNNMDKFIEIFCNSFQLKYKRLSEDEKEFLRKLFKKSPIIKNSGINFRKRK from the coding sequence ATGAAGTGTAAAATAACCTTACAAGAACGCTTAAAGGATCTAAGAGTTTCTCATAATCTAAATTTAGAGGAATTGGCTAAACTAACAGGTATTTCAAAGTCTGCTTTAGGTAACTATGAAAATGATGATTACAAAGAAATAAATCATGGTAATTTAGTTACACTTGCACAATTTTACAATGTATCTACTGATTACTTACTTTGTCTTACAGAAAACAAAAATCACCCAAATACAGATTTAACTAATCTACACTTGAGTGATGATATGATTGATTTATTGCTAAGTGGCTCTATCAATAACCGTTTACTTTGTGAAATTGCTACACATGATAAGTTTAAGGAGCTTATGGCTGATACGGAGATTTTTGTTGATGGTGTTGCTACTAAGCGATTTAATGACTTAAATTCTTCTCTTGAAACTGTAAGGACTGAAATCCTAAATCAAAATCCCAATGTATCTAATGACCATACTTTAAGAACTCTATTAGCTGCTCAAGTAGGCGAAGAAGATTTCTTTTGTCATATTACCCATAAAACATGGGATAGTATTATAAAAGATATTCGTAAAAATCATGAACAAGACATTGACAGTATTCCTGAAGATGATGATACCTTATCATTACAGAAAATTCGTCAGATTATGATTTCTTCCGGAAATAACATGGACAAATTCATTGAGATTTTCTGTAATTCCTTTCAACTAAAGTATAAAAGGTTATCTGAAGATGAAAAGGAATTTTTAAGGAAATTATTTAAAAAATCTCCTATCATTAAAAACTCTGGTATTAACTTTAGAAAGAGAAAATAA
- a CDS encoding ABC transporter permease — MVSLELKKHKRKKLPVVVAIIVIVGAVIQYFMGNMTYNGVAYGKVLGWFFENGLTLNSYYLFIPVISMIGMELFALEKRNNTLKNLLVIPINRKEIILNKFCVLFIFAIVYIIATFLSMCLLELMFNLNSISSSFVLSYFAKYLIHGIICYILSAFIIGVMLYFKQNIQITVAFAFVFAFVGVFISQIKFAYIYCVNAMFYISGEVNSAIFEKIVACLVILFMVFLDVKLFSKISLREEF, encoded by the coding sequence ATGGTGTCTTTAGAGCTAAAAAAACATAAAAGAAAAAAACTACCAGTAGTAGTTGCAATTATAGTTATTGTTGGTGCTGTGATTCAGTATTTTATGGGAAACATGACTTACAATGGCGTTGCTTACGGAAAAGTTTTAGGATGGTTTTTTGAAAATGGTTTGACTTTAAATAGTTATTATTTATTTATACCGGTAATTTCTATGATTGGAATGGAATTATTTGCATTGGAAAAACGCAATAATACTCTCAAAAATTTACTGGTAATACCGATAAATAGAAAAGAGATAATACTTAATAAATTTTGTGTACTGTTTATATTTGCGATAGTTTATATAATAGCCACATTTTTGTCTATGTGCTTATTGGAATTAATGTTTAATTTGAACAGTATAAGTAGCTCATTTGTTTTATCATATTTTGCAAAATATTTGATTCATGGAATAATATGCTATATATTGTCGGCATTTATAATTGGGGTTATGTTGTATTTTAAACAAAATATACAGATAACGGTTGCATTTGCTTTTGTATTTGCTTTTGTTGGGGTTTTCATATCACAAATAAAATTTGCATATATTTACTGTGTAAATGCAATGTTTTATATTTCCGGCGAAGTAAACTCGGCTATATTTGAAAAAATAGTTGCGTGCTTAGTTATACTGTTTATGGTATTCCTTGATGTAAAGTTGTTTTCAAAAATTTCGCTTAGGGAGGAATTTTGA
- a CDS encoding ABC transporter ATP-binding protein, protein MKIKMSAVICVNDLTKEYNGTRVVDCVSFSVGKGEIYGLLGRNGAGKTTIMKMLLGLVNPTEGSIAILGKDMRRNEERDVLKKVGCIIENPGFYPNLTGTENLEIFSKLRGLEQICVQKALELVNLPYRDKKLFSKYSLGMKQRLAIANAIMHNPDILILDEPINGLDPIGISEVRVLLKKLKESGVSILISSHILSELESLADRIGIINSGKMIEEISVQEWRNKENSSIRVFVKDIDKAKMILNDRGINSECISEFNEGLLINSSNLSVAELNKIFVTNNIEIVGIVEDKITLEDYFKKVTGGHGIG, encoded by the coding sequence ATGAAAATTAAAATGTCAGCAGTTATATGTGTAAATGATTTAACTAAGGAATATAATGGCACAAGGGTAGTTGATTGCGTGAGTTTTTCTGTTGGTAAAGGTGAAATATATGGATTGCTAGGACGAAACGGAGCAGGAAAGACTACAATAATGAAAATGCTTTTGGGATTAGTGAATCCAACGGAAGGAAGTATTGCAATCTTAGGGAAAGATATGCGTAGAAATGAAGAAAGAGATGTGCTAAAGAAAGTTGGATGTATAATAGAAAATCCGGGATTTTATCCTAATTTGACGGGGACAGAAAATTTAGAGATTTTTTCTAAATTGAGAGGATTAGAACAGATTTGTGTACAAAAAGCCTTAGAATTGGTGAATTTACCGTATAGAGATAAGAAATTATTTTCAAAATATTCATTAGGGATGAAACAAAGATTAGCTATTGCAAATGCAATTATGCACAATCCGGATATTTTAATTTTGGATGAACCTATAAATGGATTAGATCCAATTGGCATTTCTGAAGTAAGAGTGCTTTTGAAAAAACTGAAGGAATCTGGAGTAAGTATATTGATATCAAGCCATATCCTATCTGAATTAGAAAGCTTAGCTGATCGTATAGGAATTATTAACTCTGGGAAGATGATTGAAGAAATCAGTGTACAGGAGTGGAGAAACAAAGAAAATAGTAGTATTAGAGTTTTCGTGAAAGACATTGATAAGGCTAAAATGATACTGAATGATAGAGGTATAAATTCAGAATGTATTTCAGAATTTAATGAGGGGCTTTTAATAAATAGTAGTAATTTAAGTGTTGCAGAACTCAATAAGATTTTTGTAACAAATAATATAGAGATAGTTGGCATAGTAGAAGATAAAATTACTCTTGAAGATTATTTTAAAAAAGTTACTGGAGGACATGGAATTGGCTAG
- a CDS encoding DUF6973 domain-containing protein, which yields MLNKKMITKTFVATILSLTMIAPTSVFAYENTDSQYSEDVVVNEDVNIEQSENVNFHQVEIRDTNDLAILSDELDRFVQENPNSSEEEQDQHLIEFIKNGGLERPTTRSIGDYLPGYGKLNTAERKLAIAHPVQAVKVYNASKTATAKTIEVYGHNGWQDNSDAFRHCLWNALMKQSIGTSAAEKWATAHEYTSSGIDKQMDLHNNAVGRGINVSGKSTSSIVDAVKSKVRNGSCKRIINDRLVATDGSGM from the coding sequence ATGTTAAATAAGAAAATGATTACTAAGACCTTTGTTGCAACAATATTGTCATTGACAATGATCGCACCTACAAGTGTATTCGCTTATGAGAATACAGATTCACAGTATTCGGAAGATGTAGTAGTAAATGAAGATGTTAATATTGAACAATCTGAAAATGTTAATTTTCATCAAGTTGAAATAAGAGATACTAACGATCTAGCTATATTGTCAGATGAATTAGATAGGTTCGTTCAAGAAAATCCTAACAGCTCAGAAGAAGAGCAAGACCAACATCTTATAGAATTTATAAAGAATGGTGGGTTAGAGAGACCTACTACAAGGAGTATAGGGGATTATTTACCCGGATATGGAAAGTTAAATACTGCTGAAAGAAAATTAGCTATTGCACATCCTGTTCAGGCTGTAAAAGTTTACAATGCAAGTAAAACTGCTACAGCGAAAACAATAGAGGTGTACGGACATAATGGTTGGCAAGACAACTCAGATGCGTTTAGACATTGCTTATGGAATGCTCTAATGAAGCAATCTATAGGAACTTCAGCGGCAGAGAAGTGGGCAACAGCTCATGAGTACACATCCAGTGGAATAGATAAACAAATGGATCTTCATAATAATGCAGTGGGTAGAGGTATAAATGTATCCGGAAAGTCAACTTCAAGTATTGTGGATGCGGTAAAGTCAAAAGTTAGAAATGGTAGTTGTAAGCGTATTATAAATGATAGGTTAGTTGCCACAGACGGTTCAGGTATGTAG
- a CDS encoding ABC transporter permease, with the protein MARLLLSEFKKNKRSKAIYLSGALVVVYLALTIFYTVSAVGLFDNFMYLYKFSLSYMNYLILPMILLSFATTAFSNEYKSDTIKYLWTVPISRIKLFFAKALYVLCIAFIFMGIVFAVIVSAGYVSRFQSSMNLHLVFRFFVLCAISSFLVTLAVLPVSIVTILTKGNSVTTNLIGSIYIISSFFLMKILQGISPLASVPHIMWYKNFEGVQNNDNVYFMIANVGLVFALYLVGTLNILKRQDL; encoded by the coding sequence TTGGCTAGGTTATTGTTGTCTGAATTTAAAAAGAATAAAAGATCTAAAGCAATATACTTATCTGGGGCGTTGGTTGTTGTATATTTAGCACTTACTATATTTTATACAGTAAGTGCTGTGGGATTATTTGATAATTTTATGTATCTATATAAATTTTCACTAAGTTATATGAATTATTTGATACTACCTATGATATTGTTATCGTTTGCGACCACAGCTTTTTCTAATGAATATAAGAGTGATACGATAAAATATTTGTGGACTGTTCCAATATCAAGGATAAAGTTATTTTTTGCAAAGGCATTATATGTTTTATGTATTGCATTTATATTTATGGGTATTGTTTTTGCAGTAATAGTTTCAGCAGGTTATGTTAGTAGATTTCAATCAAGTATGAATCTACATTTAGTTTTTAGATTCTTTGTATTGTGTGCAATTAGTTCTTTTCTTGTAACATTAGCTGTGTTACCTGTATCGATAGTTACGATTTTAACTAAAGGGAATAGTGTTACTACAAATTTAATAGGAAGTATATATATAATATCATCATTTTTCCTAATGAAGATACTGCAAGGAATTAGTCCACTAGCTAGTGTACCACACATTATGTGGTATAAAAATTTTGAAGGTGTTCAGAATAATGATAATGTGTACTTTATGATTGCCAATGTAGGATTAGTATTTGCATTATATTTGGTGGGAACACTAAATATTCTTAAGAGACAAGATTTGTAA
- a CDS encoding MBL fold metallo-hydrolase, producing MKITYQTLGYAATNTYYLSSGNQMLIIDPCLDPNQNAINLLKPTQNFEVIGILLTHGHFDHISGVDVLVEKFNCPVYMYHEEIHYLKDMSYNLSNQTPEPFTIKTNPIAIDLEPLTVGPFECDVVKTAGHTSGSISYVFDDFIFDGDFIFEQSIGRTDLPTGNMNVMNASLRSFIEDFGDVDYTLYPGHGSPTTLFKEIKTNPYIKPNL from the coding sequence ATGAAGATAACATATCAAACATTAGGCTATGCAGCCACAAATACATATTACTTAAGTAGTGGGAATCAAATGTTAATTATTGATCCATGCTTAGACCCAAATCAAAATGCGATAAACCTATTGAAACCCACACAGAATTTTGAAGTAATTGGGATTCTATTAACACACGGACACTTTGATCATATTTCAGGTGTAGATGTGCTTGTGGAAAAATTTAATTGTCCTGTCTACATGTACCATGAAGAAATTCATTACCTTAAAGACATGTCGTATAATCTCTCCAATCAAACACCCGAGCCTTTTACCATTAAAACCAATCCGATTGCGATTGATTTAGAACCGTTGACGGTAGGGCCCTTTGAATGTGATGTCGTTAAGACTGCTGGACATACCAGTGGTTCGATTTCCTATGTTTTTGATGATTTCATTTTTGATGGTGATTTTATCTTTGAACAAAGTATTGGTCGAACAGATTTACCGACGGGAAATATGAATGTGATGAATGCATCACTTCGAAGTTTTATAGAAGATTTTGGAGATGTGGATTATACACTTTATCCAGGACACGGTTCTCCAACGACACTTTTTAAAGAAATTAAGACAAATCCATATATAAAACCTAACCTTTAG
- a CDS encoding helix-turn-helix transcriptional regulator, whose protein sequence is MKNRIKEVRKVKNITQQKLVENISITRQYISLIELGNETPSLKVANEIAMSLDTCIYSIFDLDGTGDFKCPCCGCGN, encoded by the coding sequence GTGAAAAACAGAATTAAAGAAGTTAGAAAGGTTAAGAATATTACACAGCAAAAGCTTGTGGAAAATATTAGTATCACAAGACAGTATATAAGTTTAATAGAATTGGGTAATGAAACACCATCGTTAAAAGTTGCAAATGAAATAGCGATGTCATTGGATACTTGTATCTATTCTATTTTTGATTTGGACGGTACAGGAGATTTCAAGTGTCCATGTTGTGGATGTGGTAATTAG
- a CDS encoding plantaricin C family lantibiotic, with protein sequence MSKKVENWKKAIYSKSENLDNPAGDIFRELSDSELDGIMAGGTANTYCHCYSGKHSCGRACTVTTECPIATIICC encoded by the coding sequence ATGTCAAAGAAGGTAGAAAACTGGAAAAAAGCTATTTATTCCAAGTCAGAAAATCTTGACAATCCAGCAGGAGATATTTTCCGTGAATTGTCCGATAGTGAACTTGATGGAATAATGGCAGGTGGAACAGCTAACACATATTGTCATTGTTATTCAGGCAAACATTCTTGTGGTCGTGCTTGCACTGTTACTACAGAGTGCCCTATAGCAACAATTATTTGCTGCTAA
- the rpmG gene encoding 50S ribosomal protein L33, giving the protein MRTQAILVCTECGEENYHTSRNKKVQLERMEVTKYCPRERKHTLHKEKK; this is encoded by the coding sequence ATGAGAACTCAAGCGATTTTAGTTTGCACAGAATGTGGCGAAGAAAACTATCACACAAGTAGAAACAAAAAAGTTCAATTAGAACGTATGGAAGTTACAAAATACTGCCCACGTGAGCGCAAACATACATTACATAAGGAAAAAAAATAA
- a CDS encoding type 2 lanthipeptide synthetase LanM family protein — translation MSFINRFEKGAYSFERKYVNKNLTSKNDELTEKRLEYWKNFLKDGFENYSKFMNENLNGEFDNIIELLSEENFSVKKTKSITDWFDMIEDLKSDIAKDIKLPDLHIKNENNEKTAPIFYNFYIPFLKLALFRLNSRINDFNIPQKVVNQFVIQLLEKLINISYRTLILELNVAKEEGKLKGENKEERYKYFSEKYVEDKFWEYLEEYPVMFRLMSETIYDWIDNTFGFFDNFYRDIDELVKSFGVSNVIESVDLSISDSHNNGKSVVIVHTDNGKSVVYKPRSLKLDKVFQETIKTFNRLVGSVLYSIEVIDKEDYGWSEYISHKACSDEIEVGDYYEELGELLFILYILRGNDIHYENIIAYGSHPVLIDLETIFHNKAMYSSIETASDEIYEMIEKSVKRVGILPSLVWGKEGKSGVDISAMTNEDDKEIPIESASISGILTDEMKISYRTSFLEKKNNNPFIKEKTIDLSKYRKNLKSGFMNTYKKILQDNSKEKLVEEIGKYKNLFSRQIMRSTQFYSSMIQVSFHPDFLRSALDREMLFSRLWIQMDKENKLERLANLEYMSMLKNDIPMFISNITSCDIEDIYGTQVDGFFVQNAMSLVESNIKNLNGKDMLIQSLLISTALNYDPKYNFTENKEIKHEKLVKVDKKYDLEDVKKDYLYISEKIADFLIENSFVGKLDDISWIDMNIIGEKTNDWNMVPVSMDLYSGISGILVYFIFLYKETKKEKYLQVIKRCYNSIKIYNQRRKEFDENGEKILFGGFSGETPIIYSLVVLEEQLGSMFDSNEIELIRNEILLMCERNISNDKDYDIIIGSAGVIAILLKYYEFKSEDYILDLAKSYAENIIKGYVSLSENSIAWKGSFAKSPLGGFAHGTSGIAWALGKLYEYVEDKRYVDVIEKALSYEDLLYKADVKNWSDQRETEDGIKYDDLENNIPVAWCHGASGILLSRLYLYKMNLPITAERKKKIWLDINNAVETSLKFGFGRSHCLCHGDLGNIEILNLASDILGNSEIKNKCDIYMQYILNDLKEGIWKCGIPYKYSPGMMVGLSGIGYGLLKLRNPNLPSILVLE, via the coding sequence ATGAGTTTTATAAATAGGTTTGAAAAAGGGGCATATTCATTTGAAAGAAAATATGTAAATAAGAATTTGACATCTAAAAATGACGAATTGACTGAAAAACGATTAGAATATTGGAAAAATTTTTTGAAGGATGGATTTGAAAATTACAGTAAATTCATGAATGAGAATTTGAATGGTGAATTTGATAATATCATCGAATTACTATCAGAAGAAAATTTTTCTGTAAAAAAAACAAAAAGCATTACAGATTGGTTTGATATGATTGAAGATTTAAAATCTGATATAGCAAAAGATATAAAGTTGCCAGATCTTCATATAAAAAATGAGAATAATGAAAAAACAGCTCCTATTTTTTATAATTTCTATATACCTTTTTTGAAATTGGCATTATTTAGGCTAAATAGCCGAATTAATGACTTTAATATACCACAGAAAGTTGTAAATCAGTTTGTAATACAGTTATTGGAAAAACTAATCAATATATCTTATAGAACTTTAATTTTAGAATTGAATGTAGCAAAAGAAGAAGGAAAGTTAAAGGGTGAGAATAAGGAAGAAAGATATAAGTATTTTAGTGAAAAATATGTTGAAGATAAGTTTTGGGAATACTTAGAAGAATATCCAGTAATGTTTAGGCTTATGTCGGAAACTATATATGACTGGATTGATAATACATTTGGATTTTTTGATAATTTTTATAGAGATATTGATGAATTAGTGAAAAGTTTTGGAGTTTCAAATGTGATTGAAAGCGTAGATTTGAGTATTTCAGATTCGCACAATAATGGAAAATCAGTTGTGATAGTTCATACAGATAATGGGAAATCTGTCGTATATAAGCCACGTTCACTAAAGTTGGATAAAGTTTTTCAAGAAACAATAAAAACATTCAACCGCCTTGTTGGGAGTGTGTTATATTCTATTGAGGTAATAGATAAAGAAGATTATGGATGGAGTGAGTATATATCCCATAAGGCTTGTTCAGATGAAATAGAAGTTGGGGATTATTATGAAGAATTGGGTGAATTATTGTTTATACTGTATATACTGAGAGGCAATGATATTCACTATGAAAATATAATTGCTTATGGTAGTCATCCGGTTTTAATAGATTTGGAAACTATATTTCATAATAAAGCGATGTATTCATCTATAGAAACTGCTTCTGATGAAATTTACGAAATGATAGAAAAATCTGTAAAAAGAGTAGGGATTCTCCCTAGCTTAGTGTGGGGGAAAGAAGGGAAAAGTGGCGTTGATATTAGTGCAATGACAAATGAAGATGATAAAGAAATTCCAATTGAAAGTGCAAGTATTTCAGGGATTTTAACAGATGAAATGAAAATAAGTTATAGAACTTCTTTTCTTGAAAAGAAGAACAATAATCCATTCATAAAAGAAAAGACTATTGATTTATCAAAGTATAGGAAAAACTTGAAAAGTGGTTTCATGAATACTTATAAAAAAATATTACAAGACAACAGCAAAGAAAAACTTGTTGAGGAAATCGGGAAATATAAAAATCTATTTTCAAGACAAATAATGAGGTCAACTCAGTTTTATTCATCTATGATACAAGTGTCTTTTCACCCTGATTTTTTACGAAGTGCATTAGATAGGGAAATGCTATTTTCTAGGTTATGGATTCAGATGGATAAAGAAAATAAGTTAGAACGATTAGCTAATTTAGAATATATGTCTATGTTAAAAAATGATATTCCAATGTTTATTTCAAATATAACTTCTTGTGATATAGAAGATATTTATGGAACTCAGGTAGATGGCTTTTTCGTTCAAAATGCAATGAGTTTAGTTGAAAGTAACATAAAGAATTTGAATGGAAAGGATATGTTGATACAATCATTGTTAATTTCTACTGCTTTGAATTATGATCCTAAGTATAATTTTACAGAGAATAAAGAAATAAAACATGAGAAATTGGTTAAAGTTGATAAGAAATATGATTTAGAAGATGTAAAAAAAGATTATTTATATATTTCAGAGAAAATAGCTGATTTCTTGATAGAAAATTCATTTGTTGGAAAATTAGATGATATTAGTTGGATTGATATGAATATCATAGGGGAAAAGACAAATGATTGGAATATGGTTCCGGTAAGTATGGATTTATATAGTGGAATTTCGGGCATATTAGTATACTTTATATTTTTATATAAAGAAACAAAGAAAGAAAAATATTTGCAAGTCATAAAACGTTGCTATAACAGTATAAAAATATACAATCAGAGAAGAAAAGAGTTTGATGAAAATGGAGAAAAAATACTGTTTGGAGGATTTTCGGGAGAAACACCAATAATATATTCATTAGTTGTTTTAGAAGAACAATTAGGGTCAATGTTTGATTCAAATGAAATTGAGCTTATTAGAAATGAAATATTGCTAATGTGTGAAAGGAATATATCTAATGATAAGGATTATGATATTATAATTGGATCAGCAGGGGTAATTGCTATACTTTTAAAATACTATGAATTTAAATCTGAAGATTATATTTTAGACTTAGCAAAATCTTATGCAGAAAATATAATTAAAGGATATGTTAGCTTGAGTGAAAATAGTATTGCGTGGAAAGGTTCTTTTGCTAAATCTCCATTGGGAGGATTTGCACATGGAACATCTGGAATAGCTTGGGCATTAGGAAAATTATATGAGTATGTAGAAGATAAAAGGTATGTAGATGTAATTGAAAAAGCATTATCATATGAAGATCTTCTTTATAAGGCAGATGTCAAAAATTGGTCAGATCAGAGAGAAACTGAGGATGGTATAAAGTATGATGATTTGGAAAATAATATTCCAGTGGCTTGGTGTCATGGAGCAAGTGGAATATTGTTAAGCAGACTATATTTATACAAAATGAATTTACCGATTACAGCTGAACGAAAAAAGAAAATTTGGCTTGACATAAACAACGCAGTTGAAACAAGTTTAAAATTTGGATTTGGAAGAAGTCATTGTCTTTGTCATGGAGATTTAGGCAATATAGAAATTTTAAATTTGGCAAGTGATATACTTGGAAATTCAGAAATAAAGAATAAATGTGATATATATATGCAGTATATATTAAATGATTTAAAAGAGGGGATTTGGAAGTGCGGAATACCATATAAGTATTCGCCGGGAATGATGGTTGGATTATCTGGAATAGGGTATGGATTGTTGAAATTACGCAACCCTAATTTACCATCTATTTTGGTATTGGAATAG